The DNA sequence GGCCACCCCCTCGAACAAGGTGAGCACACCGCGCATCTCGGGCACCGTGTCCAGGGCCGCCACGAAATGCATCTCGGAGGTGCCGGGGTTGGCGAAGCACACCTGGACACCTTCGGCGACCAGGGTGCTGATCAGTGCTTGCGCGCCGTTCCTGTCGTTCGTCATCGCGTTCGACTGTAGACGCGCGGCGGGCTCAGCTGTCGCGAATGTCGTCCAGTCGGCGGGTAGCCGCCTCGAAGCCGGAGACCAGCTCGGCGATGATGTCGGCGACGGGTCTGATCTCGTTCATCCGGCCGACGATCTGACCGACCGGCATCGCGACCGCGGTCGGGTCGGCCGAGCCGCTCATCCGCTGGTGCGCCTCTGCGACCAGCACGTTCTGCAGGGGCATCGGCAACGGTTCGGGAGCGCCGTCGGCGTCCCACGCGTCAGTCCAGCGGCTCTTGAGCAGCCGGGCCGGTTTACCCGAGTAGATCCGCCTGCGCACGGTGTCGCTCGAGCTGGCGGCGAGCAGCCCCTGCTGGATCACCGACGGCCCACTGCCCGCATGCACTCCGAGGTCGTATTCGGCCGCGGTCAGCCAGGCTGACCCCATCCAGACACCGGAGGCGCCCAGCGCCAGCGCGGCCGCCACCTGCCTGCCGGTTCCGATGCCGCCGGCGGCCAGCACCGCGGCGGTATCGCCGACAGCATCGACGATTTCCGGCCAGAGCACCACCGAGCCGATCTCGCCGGTGTGCCCGCCAGCCTCGTGGCCCTGGGCGATGACGATGTCCACGCCGTTCTCGACATGGCGCACAGCGTGTTTGGCCGATCCGGCCAGCGCCGCCACCGCCACCCCGGCTGCATGGGATTGATCGATGACATCCTTGGGCGGGGAGCCCAGC is a window from the Mycolicibacterium anyangense genome containing:
- a CDS encoding NAD(P)H-dependent flavin oxidoreductase is translated as MRTDLCDRFGIDYPIFAFTPSEKVAAAVTRAGGMGVLGCVRFNHSDELEATLQWMDENTDGRPYGVDVVMPAKIPTEGTAVDIDKLVPQAHREFVAKTLADLGVPPLPADLARNEGTLGWLHSVARSHVDVALKHPIKLIANALGSPPKDVIDQSHAAGVAVAALAGSAKHAVRHVENGVDIVIAQGHEAGGHTGEIGSVVLWPEIVDAVGDTAAVLAAGGIGTGRQVAAALALGASGVWMGSAWLTAAEYDLGVHAGSGPSVIQQGLLAASSSDTVRRRIYSGKPARLLKSRWTDAWDADGAPEPLPMPLQNVLVAEAHQRMSGSADPTAVAMPVGQIVGRMNEIRPVADIIAELVSGFEAATRRLDDIRDS